The genomic DNA ATCGTCTCTTCTGATCCAACAACAACCATTATCAACCCGGCACAATTGGGAATGTTCGGGCTGAATAACTTCCTGGCTGTATCAACGTTCTCAAACAAAACTGCCTTGCTCCCAAGATTCGAAATCAGCGATCTGACGTACGACGTTTGGGCTATTAATGCGGGATACAATCTGAGGGAATTGCTGGACGCCCCTTTTCCGATTGGAATCGGATTCGGGTATTCGAAGATTAACCTCAATCTTGGCACGTTTATCAGAACCAATCCAAGCGGATTGATTATCGGGAAGTTCCGGGCTGCCGAACAGGCAAACCAGTTCTCCGTGGCGTTCGGCGCGGAATATTTTGTCCGGGTAGGCTTGGGATGGAATTTCAAAAGGGTCGTCTCGGATCTCGGCTCGACCAGTACAGGCGGCTTCGGGCGTGCTGAACCGAAAGCAAACGACTTCGGATTGCTTCTTCAGGCTCCTGTGATGGACATACTGAAAAAAGCAGGAGTCGACAACATTAGCCTTGCCCCCGGCATTGAGCCGGTTGCCGACCTGACGTTTGGCTATACGCGCAACAACGTGAGTAGCAGGCCCGTGACGTATGCCAACCTCACTGAATCGGATCCGATGCCCCGCAGTACCACCATCGGCATCAGCACTGAAATCGGCGTGAAGATGAGGACTGAATCAACTGATCTGAGACTCCTCACGTTCACATTGGCACGTGGAGCTGAAGACTTGCTCGTGTTTCGCAATCAGGATGGAACGTTCGGATACCAATCAGGTTTGGGAGATATTTCATTCTTCAAGCATGTCATTGGCGGCCGGCTCTCCGACAACGAACGCCCTAACATTCACAAGGGTTGGCAGTTGAATTTCAGCGAGATAGTCTATCTCCGCGGCGGCTCGTTTACCGAATCCCCCAACTTCGGCGCGAGAAACTTCTCAACTTCGGGATTTGGACTTCGGCTCGGCGGCTTGTTAAAGCTCATAGGAGCAATCATCCCGGTACTGTCGGATGAACCGGTATTCTCATTCATTGCGCATCATGTCGATTTCGGATATGACCATGCAGAGTACAACAACCATGAAGTATTGGGCGGAACAACATTCAACTCCATCACATTCGTCGTGCGATAAGTTGTTCTCGTCGGACTGAGAGAGTAAGACTGAAAGAATAAGACTGAGAGAATAAGACTGAGAGAATAAGACTGAGAGAATAAGAGGGATGTTCAACGGAACATCCCTTTTTGTATCTTGTAACAGAACTGAGCACAAACAACGGAAGAATCATGCTGACCATCGCCATCGAAGCCGCAAAAGAAGCGGGCAAGTTTCTCAAATACAACGTCGGGCGTGTCAAGAACATCGAGATGAAGAAAGGCGAGGAACGCAACCTCGTCTCCGAAATCGACAAGGGGTCGGAAGAACGGATCATCGGCATCATCAAACGACACTACCCCAATCACGCCATCCTTGCTGAAGAAAGCGGCGCCAGTCCCGACTTGTCGGGATCGGACTACAAATGGGTGATCGACCCCCTTGATGGAACGACAAACTTCCTCCACGGCCTCCCTATCTTTTGTGTTACCATCGGCATCGAGTACAAAGGAGAGATTGTTGCAGGCGTTGTGTACGATCCGAATCTTGAAGAGCTGTTCACCGCCGAAAAAGGCTCCGGCGCATTCCTGAACGGTAAACGATTGCGGGTAACTTCTTCAACAACACTGATTGACAGTCTGCTTGTCACAGGTTTTCCGTATGACATCGCAGAAAATCCCGATAACGCTATCGGGCATTTTGTGAATTTTCTGATGGAGGCGAGGGGCATCAGGCGACTCGGTTCTGCGGCGCTTGATTTGTCGTACGTGGCGGCGGGAAGATTCGACGGGTTTTGGGAAGTG from Bacteroidota bacterium includes the following:
- a CDS encoding inositol monophosphatase; the encoded protein is MLTIAIEAAKEAGKFLKYNVGRVKNIEMKKGEERNLVSEIDKGSEERIIGIIKRHYPNHAILAEESGASPDLSGSDYKWVIDPLDGTTNFLHGLPIFCVTIGIEYKGEIVAGVVYDPNLEELFTAEKGSGAFLNGKRLRVTSSTTLIDSLLVTGFPYDIAENPDNAIGHFVNFLMEARGIRRLGSAALDLSYVAAGRFDGFWEVNLNPWDMAAGILFVREAGGRVTDFAGNESTIYNKQVLATNGIIHDAMLAVLSKGFSR